The window CGGCGCCGCATGCTCGTCGTGCAGCGCACCGGCTGGGGCAAGTCGGCGGTGTACTTCATCGCCGCCAAACTGCTGCGCGACTCCGGGGCCGGGGCCTCCCTCATCATCTCCCCGCTGCTGGCGCTCATGCGCAACCAGGTGGCCGCCGCGCAGCGCGCCGGCATCCGCGCCGCCACGCTCAACAGCGCGAACATGACCGAGTGGGAGGAGATCCAGGGCCGCGTCGCCGCCGGGGAGGTCGACGTGCTGCTGGTGTCCCCGGAGCGGCTGAACAACCCGGGTTTCCGGGACGAGGTGCTGCCCGCCCTGGCGGCGACCGTCGGCATGGTCGTCGTCGACGAGGCGCACTGCATCTCCGACTGGGGGCACGACTTCCGCCCCGACTACCGTCGCATCCGGGACCTGCTCGCGGGGCTGCGGCCCGGGGTGCCCGTCCTGGCCACCACTGCGACGGCCAACGACCGCGTTGTCGCGGATGTGCAGGCCCAGCTGGGGGAGGACACCGGCCTGCTGCGCGGCGGGCTCGACCGGGAGTCGCTGCACCTGTCCGTCGTCCGCCTGCCGGACACGACGGAGCGCCCCGCCTGGCTGGCCACGCACCTCGCGGAGCTCGAGGGCTCCGGCATCATCTACTGCCTCACCGTCGCCGCCGCGGAGGATCTCGCGGAGGCGCTGGAGGCCGCCGGGTGGAACGTCGCCGCCTACACCGGCCGCACCGAGGCCACGGAACGCGAGAGGCTCGAGCAGGCGCTGATCGACAACGAACTCAAGGCGCTGGTGGCCACGTCGGCGCTGGGCATGGGCTTCGACAAACCCGACCTCGGTTTCGTCGTCCACGTCGGCGCGCCAGGCTCGCCCGTGAGCTACTACCAGCAGATCGGCCGCGCGGGCCGTGGCACCGACCGCGCCGACGTCATCCTCCTGCCGGGTGCCGAGGACCGTGACATCTGGGAGTACTTCGCCTCCGTCTCCTTCCCCGACGAGGCCACCGTGCGCCACCTGCTCGGCGTGCTGGGGGAGGAGGCCCAGTCGACCATGCGGCTGGAGGCCCAGGTGGATCTCTCCCGCTCCCGCCTGGACCAGGTGCTCAAGGTCCTCGACGTCGACGGCGCGGTCCGGCGCGTCCGCGGCGGGTGGGTGTCCACCGGTCAGCCCTGGGAGTACGACGCCGCCCGCTACGCCGGCCTCGCGCAGGCCCGGCGGGCGGAGCAGGAGGCGATGGTCGCCTACGAGACCACCGACTCCTGCCGCATGCTCTTCCTGCGCGGCCAGCTCGACGACGTGGAGGCCACGCAGCCCTGCGGGCGGTGCGACAACTGCACCGGCCGGCGCCGGGAGGCGACGGTGGACCCGGCCGTCGCCGAACGTGTCGACGCCCGCCTCACCGCCCCCGGCGTCCGTGTCACCCAGCGCCGCCAGTGGCCCACGGGGATCTCCGTCCGCGGCCGCATCCACGGCGTGGAACCCGGCCGCGCGCTGGGCCGCCTCAACGACATCGCCCGTGGCCCGGCGTTGACGCAGCTTCTCGACGACCCCTCCTGGCGCCCCACCTCCCCGTGGCAGCAGGACACCTGGTTGCCGCGCATCGTCGCGGTGCTCTCCGACTGGGGCTGGCCACAGCGGCCCACCACCGTGGTGGCGCTGGGCTCGCACGATCCGGAGCGCACCGCGTTCGTCGCGGCGCTGGCCGAGGCGATCGCCGCGGTGGGCCGGATGAGCTTCGCCGGGGTGCTGCCCGTGCGCCCCGGGGCGGGGGAGGTCACCGCCCAGAACTCCGCCTACCGCGTCACCGCGCTGCTCGACCACTGGGACTTCACCGGCGTGGGGGCCACCGACGGTCCGGTGCTGCTGGTCACCGACCTCATCGACACCGGCTGGTCCGTCACCGTGGCCGGCTCGGCCCTGGCGGAGCGTACCGGTCAGGTGGTGCTGCCGTTCGCGCTGGCCAGCAGGGGGTGATCCAGGAGCTGGTCCAGGGAGGCCAGCGCCCGGACCGCCGTCCGCTGGCGCCGACGCAGTTGCGCCCGACGCTCGGCAAGTAGTCCGGTACGGTGGCCTGCCGCCATCTCGTCGAGTCCGTCGCGGATCTGCGGAACAGACATCCCGGACCTGCGGAGCGTCTTGATCAACCGGGCGCGGTTGACGTCGCGACGGGTGAAGACGCGGTAGTGGGTGGCCGGGTCTCTCGCAGGAGTGAGCAGCCCCTCCCGTTCCCACACGCGGAGGGTGCTGGTGCGGACCTGCAGATGACGTGCGAGTTCCCCGATGCTGTACTGGGCGGACGGCAGGCGGACCCGTTGCCGGGGAGCCTTCCGGAGAATCGCGTCGAGGTCGTTCACCTCCTCGAGATCGGTGTGGAGTCCACTGATGAGCGAGGTGACTGCATCCAGGGCGGAGTCGGTGTCGCCGCCCCACAGGAGGGTGAGGACCCGGCCGGCTGCCGCGTGGTCGAAAGCACGGGAGAGGTGGAGGTAGGCGTGGAGCGCTGACACGTGGACCTGCCCGTAGCGGCGGTAACCGTTGGGCTCCCTGTCAGCGGCCGGGATGAGTCCCCGTGCCTCCAGGTTCCGGACGGTCTGCGTGGACACACCGCATGAGGCGGCCAGCTCCCCGGTTCTCATTTCCTTCAACTCCTCTTTGAGGGTCAGGGCAGGAAAAGGCTGTTCATTCCGTGTGAACTACCAACCAGCAGTTCAAGGATACGGTTCATAGGGGTCGGAAGGTCTCCGACGGTGTGAATCGCTGAAAGAAGGATGAGATGAGACTGACCTTGAGCATTGATCTGGACGCTGTGTCTGACGACCCCACCGCCGAGGTGGGCCGGATTCTCCGGTACTGGGCCGGGGCCGTCGGGCAGATGGATCTGACAGAGGAGGCTGAGCACCCCCTCATGAACTCCACCTACACCGCAGAGGTCGGACGGATCAGGCTTCACCGGGGGTGAGGGACCACCGCCATCGCCCGGCACGGGAACGATGACCCACCCGCGGGCACCGGCCAGGACACCCACACCTGCGCGCCCGTGGCGGGGACCGCGTCCAGGCCGGCGAGCAGCTCCACCTGCCAGCGGTCGTGTTCCAGCCACCAGCGCTGCGCCGGGTATTCCCCGCGGTCGGTCAGCTCGGCCGGGTCGGTGTTGAGGGTGTCGTGGCCGATGGCCCGCACCCCGCGGGCGTGGAGCAGCTGCACCGCCTCCAGCGACCACCCGGGCTGAGGGGCACCCGGAACCCACCCGGTGTGCAGGGCGGCGAAGCACCCGGCGGGCACGGGGCCGTGGACGTCCTCCCAGGCGAGGACGTGGGCGGCGGTGAGGGAGGGGGACGCGGGGGCGTCGGCAAGCGAAAACACGACGAGCGGCAGCACCATCTCGGGGAGGGGGATGTCGGCGAGGGTGCGGCCGCCGGGCAACACGTGGGAGGGGGCGTCGACGTGCGTGCCCGCCGGACCGACCAGTGAGTAGGCGCAGACCTGGAAGGAGTCCGCAGCTGCGGACTCCAGCTCGCTGACCTGCAGCGGTGGGTCGGTGGGGAAGCGGGGCATGTCGGGGTGCAGCGGGCGGGTGAGGTCGACGAAGCGGGGCATGTCCCTAGAATGTCAGCCATGTCGAAGAAGAAGCCCCGTCCCACGCCCGTGCCCGCTGATCCGATCCCCGGCATCGTCGACGCCCACACGCATCTGGCGTCGGCGGGGGCGCGGACCCCGGAGGAAGTCGACGCGATTGTCGCGAGGGCGGTGGCGGCGGGCGTCGAGAAGCTGTGCACCGTCGGTGACGGGCTGGCGGAGGCGGAGCTGGCGCTGGCTGCCGCGCAGCACAACGAGCGCGTGTTCGCGGCGTGCGCGATCCACCCCACGCGGGCGCGCGAGCTGGATGACGCCGCCCGCGCGCGGCTGACCGAGATGGTCGCCGATCCGCGGTGCGTCGCCGTCGGGGAGACCGGCCTGGACACGTACTGGATCCGGCATGAGCCGGAGCGCACTGCGCCGTTGGAGGTGCAGGAGGAGGCGCTGCGCTGGCACATCGACCTGGCGGTCAGCTCCGGGAAGGCGCTCATGCTGCACAACCGGGAGGCTGATGAGGAACTCATGGCGGTGCTGGCTGACGCGCCGCGGCCGGTGGAGACGATCCTGCACTGCTTCTCCTCGCCGCTGGCGGTGGCGGAGGAGGCCCTGGAGCGGGGCTATGTGCTCAGCTTCGCCGGGAACGTGACGTTCAAGCGGAATGAGGAGCTGCGGGAGGTCGCCCGGATCACGCCGCGGGGGCAGCTGCTCATCGAGACGGATGCGCCGTACATGACGCCGGAGCCTTTCCGTGGGGGTCGTAACGAGCCGGCCATCATCGGGCACACGGCGCTGTGCGTGGCGGAGGCGAGGGGGCAGGACGTGGCAGATCTAGCGCTCGAGCTCTCGGAAACGTTTCAGCGGGTGTACCAGCGGGGGTAGTGACAACATTCACAGAGCCCTCTGAGCTGCGTTTTTGTGAAGGAAGGGGCCTCAGTTAACTGAGTTTCCTGAGAAGCTGACGTGTCTCAGGTTCCCTGGCGGTCACATTACTGTTACCGTACTGTGATCAACGAGCCAGCGGCGCCTGCTGCAGGATGGCACGACTTCCCCGAATGAGATCGAGAACTTAAAACCCCATGGGCCTGAACAAGACTTCACGAATCACGCGGATCAACAACTCCGGCACCTCCACCCCCAAGCGACTCGCCACCGGCGGAGTCCTGGGTGCCCTCCTCGTCGGCGGCGTCACCGTCGCAGGTGCCCAGAAGGACGTCACCCTCGACATCAACGGTGAGACCACCGAGCTGACCACCCTGTCCCGCGACGTCGCGGGCGCGCTGGACGCCGCCGGCGTCGTCGTCGACGACGCGGACCTGGTCTACCCGGCCCCGAGCGAGGCCCTCACCAAGGGCGCGACGATCACCGTCCGCACCGCGAAGCCGGTCGCCGTCGTCATCGACGGTGAGGAGACCGAGCTCACCTCCACCGCCCTGACCGTCAACGACCTCATCGGCGAGCTCTCCGACCTCCGCCCGTCCGCGAAGGTCGCCGAGTCCGGCGACACCCGCGTCACCGACGGCATGCGCCTGGCCATCACCACCCCGAAGATCGTCGCCGTCAACGACGGCGGCAAGGTCGTCTACACCGAGGTCGCCGCCTCCAACGTCAAGGAGCTTCTCGACGCCCGCGGCATCGAGCTCGGCGAGCACGACCGCGTCACCCCGGGTCTGGACACCGCCCTGCGCAACAACACCCAGGTCACCGTCGAGCGCGTCAGCGTCACCGAGGAGACCGTCACCGAGTCCTACGAGGCCCCCGCCGAGTACGTCGACGACCCGCAGTCCCCCGAGGGCACCGAGACAGTCCTCCAGCCCGGCACCCCGGGCACCCGCGAGGTCACCACCCGCATCACCACCGTCAACGGCGTCGAGTCCTCCCGCGAGACGGTCGCCGAGCACGAGATCACCCCGGCGACCGCCGCCCGCATCTCCCGCGGCACGAAGGCCGCCCCGAGCGCACCGTCCGTGGCCGGCGGCTCGGTGTGGGACACCCTCGCGCAGTGCGAGTCCGGCGGCAACTGGGCCATCAACACCGGCAACGGCTACCAGGGTGGCCTGCAGTTCTCCCCGTCCACCTGGGCCGCCTACGGTGGCACCCAGTTCGCGCCGACCGCCAACCTGGCCACCCGCGAGCAGCAGATCGCCATCGCCGAGAAGACCCTCGCCGGCCAGGGCTGGGGCGCCTGGCCCGCCTGCACCGCCCGCATGGGACTGCGTTAGGCGTCTGCGCCGGAGCCCGGAAATCATTACCCTCGGGGCATACCACCCCCCGAGAAAGGTAATGAGCATGTCTGACTCCACCGCACTGCAGAACGTCCGGGTCGCCGTCATCGCGACCCACGGATTCGAGGACTCCGAGCTGACCAAGCCTGTCGAGGCGGTCCGTGCCGCCGGGGCCGAGGTCACCGTCCTCGCGCCCGAGGCGGGGACCATCGAGGGCAAGAACGGCACCGAGGTCACCGTCGACGGACTCACCGCCGACGCCGACCCGGCCGACTTCGACGCCCTCATCCTGCCCGGCGGCACGGGCAACTCCGACAAGATCCGCATGGACAAGCCGGCGGTCGCCTTCGTCCGCGCCCACGTGGAGGCGGGCAAGCCGCTGGGCGTGATCTGCCACGGCGCGTGGATCCTCACCGACGCCGACGTCCTCGCCGGCCGCACCCTCACCTCCTACCCGTCGATCCAGACCGACCTGCGTAACGCGGGTGCGACCTGGGTGGACGAGGAGGTCCGCGTCGACAGGGGCATCGTCTCCTCCCGCACCCCGGACGACCTCCCGGCCTTCAACGAGAAGATCGTCGAGGAGTTCGCGGCGGGCGGTCGCTGACACCCGACACATATACTGAACGGTCAGTTGGTAAATCCCGTAGTCCCGGAAAGGACCACCATGACCGTCACCCCGTTCGAGCCCGGCATCTTCGCAGGCCAGTCCGTCAACACCCAGTTCATCGGCGGCGAGTGGCGTGACGGGCGCTCGGAACGGGTCGCGGAGATCACCAACCCCTACGACGACTCCGCCGTCACCAGCATCCGCCTCGCCGACGCCACCGACCTTGACGAGGCCTACCGCGCCGCCGCGGAGGCCCAGCGGGAGTGGGCGGCGGTGGGGCCGGCGGGGCGTCGCAAAGTGATGCTCGCCGCCGCCGAGATCCTGCGCTCCCGCCGCATGGAGATCGTCGAGTGGCTGGTCCGCGAGGGCGGCTCCACCACCACCAAGGCCCACATCGAGGTCACCCTCGCCGTCACCATGGCGCAGGAGGCGGCGTCCTTCCCGACGCGCCTGTCCGGCCAGCTCTTCGACACCAACACGCCGAACCGTGAGGTCCGCGTCGAACGCGGCCCCGTCGGCGTCGTCGGCGTCATCAGCCCGTGGAACTTCCCGCTGCACCTCACCCAGCGTTCCGTCGCCCCGGCCCTCGCCGTGGGCAACGCCGTGGTGATCAAGCCGGCGAGCGACACCCCCGTCACCGGCGGCCTGCTGCTCGCCCGCGTCTACGAGGAGGCCGGCCTGCCCGCGGGAGTGCTCTCCGTCGTGGTCGGTGCCGGATCCGAGATCGGCGACGAGTTCGTCGCACACCCCGTCCCCGGCCTCATCAGCTTCACCGGCTCCACCCCGGTCGGCCAGAACGTCGGCCGCGTCGCCGTCGGCGGCACCCACCTCAAGCCCGTCGCCCTGGAGCTCGGCGGCAACGCCCCGCTCGTCGTGCTTGACGACGCCGACCTCCCCGCCGCCGTCCACGCCGCCGTCGTCGGCTCCTTCCTCCACTCCGGCCAGATCTGCATGGCGGTCAACCGGATCATCGTGACGGAGGGGGTGCGGGAGGCGTTCGTCGGGAAGCTGGTGGCCGCGGCCGGCAGGATCCGCACCGGCGACCCCGCGCTCAAGGACACCCTCGTCGGCCCCATCATCAACGACTCCCAGGTGGAGGCCCTGCACGCCAAGATCGCCCGCGCCCGGGAGGAGGGGGCGACGGTCGCGCTGGCGGGGGAGACCGAGGGCCGCGTCATCCCGCCGCACATCTTCACCGACGTCACCCCCGACATGGAGATCGCCCGCGAGGAGATCTTCGGCCCCCTCATCGGCATCCTCACCGCCCGCGACGAGGAGCACGCCCTGGAACTGGCCAACGACAGCACCTACGGACTGTCCGCCAGCGTGTTCACCCAGGACCTCGACCGCGGCCTGCGATTCGCCCGCCGTATGGAGTCCGGGATGGCCTTCGTCAACGAGGGCCCGATCCAGGACGAGGCGCACGTCGCGTTCGGCGGCACCCGCAACTCGGGGCTGGGCCGTTTCAACGGTCCCTGGGCGATGGAGGCGTTCACGCGGACGCAGACCCTCGGCGTCGTCCGAATCGGTGACTAACCGCTGGTGGTCTAGATTGGTTGCATGACCTCCAGTGAACAACCCGCCGACCTGCTCGGCCCCGTGGAGATCCGCGCCCTGGCGGAGAAACTCGACGTCACCCCGACGAAGAAGCTCGGCCAGAACTTCCTGCACGACCCGAACACCGTCCGCATGATCATCGCGGCCGCGGACCTCTCACCGGAGGACCACGTCGTCGAGGTCGGGCCCGGCCTCGGTTCGCTCACCCTGGGACTGCTGGACACCGTCGACCGCGTCACCGCCGTGGAGATCGACCCACGCCTCGCCGCGGAGCTGCCCAGCACCGTCGGGTGGCGCGCACCCGCGCAGGCCGGGAAGCTGACCATCGTGCAGAAGGACGCCCTCCGCGTCGAACCCGCCGACCTGGGCGAGCCGACGGCACTGGTCGCGAACCTGCCCTACAACGTCTCCGTGCCGGTGCTGCTGCACCTGCTGGCGACCTTCCCGTCGATCCGCCGCGTCCTCGTCATGGTGCAGGCGGAGGTGGCGGACCGGCTCGCCGCGGAGCCGGGCTCCAAGATCTACGGTGTACCCAGCGTCAAGGCAGCGTTCTACGGGGCGGTGCGGCGCGCGGGGTCCGTGGGCAGGCACGTCTTCTGGCCGGCGCCGAACATCGAGTCCGGTCTGGTCCGCATCGACCTCTTCGCCCCCGGCACCGAGCCGTGGCCGATCACCGACGAGTCCCGCGCCCGGGTATGGCCGCTCATCGACGCCGCCTTCGCCCAGCGCCGCAAGACCCTGCGCGCCGCGCTCTCCGGCCACTACGGTTCCGGCGCCGCCGCCGAGGAGGCTCTCCGCGCCGCCGGGATCGATCCGCAGCTGCGTGGCGAGAAGCTCGACGTCACCGACTTCGTCCGTCTCGCGGGGCTCACCTCATGAGCGGGCGCATGCGGACCATCAGTGCCCGGGCGCACGCCAAGGTCAACCTGCATCTCGGGGTCGGTGACCTGCGTGAGGACGGCTACCACGACCTCACCACCGTCTTCCAGTCCCTGAGCCTGTCCGACACCGTCACCCTGGAGATCGGCCCCGACCGTGACCTCGTCGTCGAGGGGTCCATCGTCTCGGGGCTCTCCGCCACGGGGCTCGACGCCGCCTCCGTGCCGACGGATGACTCGAACCTGGCGTGGCGGGCCGTCGACAAGCTCGTGGAGTACTACCGGACGCACCACGGCCTCGCGGAGTCGCGCAGCGTGCACATCCAGATCCACAAGGGCATCCCGACCGCCGGGGGCATGGCCGGCGGTTCCGCCGATGCCGCGGCCGCCCTCGTCGCCGCCCACGCCTTCCTCTCCGAGACGCACCCCGCCGTGCCGATGTCCGTGCTGGTCGACATCGCCGCGGAGCTCGGCTCGGACGTGCCCTTCACCCTGCGCGGCGGGACGATGCTCGGCCGCGGGCGCGGTGAACTGCTCACCCCGCTGCTCTCCCGCGGGACGTACCACTGGGTGCTGGTCTTCTTCCGGGAGGGACTGTCGACGCCGCGGGTGTTCGCGGAGCTCGACACCCTCCGCGAGCAGGGCACGTCACTCGGCTGGAGCATGGAGACCGACGACCTGGCCAAGGCCCTCCTGTCCGGCGAGGCCCGGCAGGTGGCGGCCCACCTCCACAATGACCTGGAGGCCCCTGTCCGCCAGCTCCGTCGCGACGTCGACCGGATGCGTGAGGCCGGCCTCGAGGCGGGCGCACTGCGGGCCGTGGTCTCGGGTTCCGGCCCCACGGTGGCCTTCCTCTGCGAGTCGGAGCTCCACGCCCGCGACGTCCTCGACGATCTGCTCGCCGACGGCGCCTACTCCGGCACCGTCGCACACGGTCCGGCGAAGGGTGCCCACCTGCTCACGTAGTGGGGTCGGAGTCCGCAGCTGCGGACTCCGGGTCGTCGAAGCTGTCCTCGTGCTCCCAGATCTGCAGCAGATGCTCATCGCCGGGAGGCACCGCGCCGGAGGTGTAACGGTCACCCCACCGGCCCATCGCCTCATCCGACACGGCGAGGCCCCGGTTCTCCGAGGTGAAGGACTCCCCACCCGGCAGACGGAAGCGGAGGAACCGGGGATCGGTGTCGATGATGATCGTCATGACCCCCGCCGACACCAGCATGTGGCACCCCGAGCACAGGGGCAGGAGGTTGGACAATTCAGTGGCTCCGCCGTCCCTCCACGGGACGATGTGGTGGAACTCGAGGAAGCGGGTGTGGCTGCAGCCCGGCCCGGCGCACTGGTAGCCCCACGCCACGAGGAGCGCCTTGACCTGCGCGGACGTGGCCAGACGCTGGGAGCGTGTCGTCTTCAGCGTCAGCCCCGACCGGTCAAGCAGGTGGTAGCGGACCGCCCCGTTGAGCACCAGGCGCATGAGGTCACCCGTCATCCCGCCGGGGTGGCCGGGGATGTAGGCCCGCTGGTCCTGGGTGAACAGGACGTTGACCTCCGCGCCGGGGGCACGCACGCGGCTGATCGGATGGCTGCGCACCATGTGGACGAGCCCCATGAAGGCGGTGAACACGGTGACGGTCAGTCCCGTGCCGAAGCGCGAGCGGTTGTGCCGTGGTTCCGTGTCGCCGGCTGAGTCGGGGTCGGGGGTCTCCCGTGCGTCGTCAATGAGCTTCTCGACGGCCACCGGATCATCCAGCACCTCCTGGTCGATGGTGTCCAGGTCGATGAGGTTGGCCAGCTCCGAGATCTTCAGTGCGGCCTTGAACTCCGCCCCGCGTTCGGGGTCGAGCTCACCCCAGAAGCGGACACGGCCGGTCTCGGGGTCGGTGACCACGGAGATCTTGTTCGCGCGCGGGGTGGCGCCGGGTTGATCGCGTCCGGCGAGCAGCGCGGTGAGTTCTGCCAGCGGGTGGGCCCTGGCGAGGGTGAGGAGCTCCTCCTGGTTGTCCTCGGTGAGGTAGCGCAGCAGGAGGCGGACGACGGAGTAGGAGAACTCGGCGTCGAGAAAGGCCTGCGCGAGCAGCGGGAAGACCCGGAGCTTCCGGCCGACGCCCAGGTACTCGAAGGCGGTGGAGCGGGAGAGGTGGAACGTGCGTTGGAGCCACGCGGCGGTGCCCGGCGCGGCGTGGGTACGGGCGAGGTCGCGGGCGTCGAACTCCGCGACCGAGAGGATGAAGCGGGCCTTGAAGTGGGTGAGCTGGCGGTGGGCGGAGGTGAGTTCGGCAGTGAGTTCGGTGTCGGTCCGGTCGATGATGGTCGCGAGCAAGTTATCCCCCAGAAGTCGAATTGCTGTGCGATCGACTGCACCGTAACATGCGCCCCCGACATGAGATCCTGCATGGGAAAACCGCAGGTCAGAAGGGGTCCGCAGTCCGCAGCTGCGGACCCCTGCCGCCACGTGACTAGTGGTCGTGTCCCTCGTGGTCCCCGTGGTCCCCGTGATCATGGTCGGCGGCCGCGGCGTCGACAGCCGCGATACCGTCGACGACGGCGATCTCGAAGGGGGTGACGTCGAGGCTGAAGCGCTCCTTCACCTCGCCGCTGAGCAGGTCGATGAGGACGAGCTCCTTCTTGGCGGGGTCGGTGACGTAGGCGGTGTGGCCGACGACCTGGAGGATCGGGCCCGGCTCCTGCCAGTTGTCGTTCTCGCGCCACTCGGAGATGGCCGGGATGTCTGCGGTGATCTCACCGGACTCCGGGTCGATGACCTTGAGGGCTCCGTCGCCGGTGAGCACCAGGGCCTCGCCGTGCGGGCCGCGGGCCAGCGTGCGGAAGGAGTAGGCGCTGTCGAGCTCCACGGCCTGCATGGTGTTGGTGCGCGAGTCGATGAGGCTGATCCGGGTCGGGCGCTCCCGCTTGCCGTCCTTGTCGGCCTGCTCGTCGGTCTTGTGGTCGCTGAGGAAGACAGGGGAGTCCGGGTGCCCGACGAGGGTGCCGGACTTTTGGAACTCCACGCCCGCCGGCAGCGGGACCTTGTGGAACTCCTTTCCGTCGAACACGACCGGCCCGCCGACGCAGCCGAATGCGGCGGTGCCGTCGGCGCCGGTGGCCTCGCCGTGGATCTTCGGGCAGTCCGTGGTCTCCGCGAGGACGGTGCCGTCGGCGGCGCGGTGCTGGATGGTGTCGCGCTTCTTGTCGTCGCCCACCGTGATGAGCACCGAGCCGTCCGCGAACGGCACTGCGACGCCGTGGTGCGGGGCACCGCTCTCGACGACCACGCCGTCGGCGGCCCGGTAGCCTCCGGCCACCTGGTCGGTCGGGATGATGCGCACGGAGCCCTCGCCGTCGGAGAACAGTGCGGTGAGGCCGTCGTTGACCACGACGTGGCCGGCGGCCGGGGAGTCGTAGGTGAGGTCGCGCAGCTCCGGCTGTCCGGAGTAGTGGTGGGCGTGGTCGCCGTGCGGGCGGGACTTGAGGGCGGCGTCGAAGGCGAGGAAGCGGTCGCCGTCGGCGACGAGGACGTGGCGGCCGTCGCCGGAAGGGCTCAGGCGCAGCAGTCCGCTGCGGTCGGTCCGGGAGATCGTCTCGCCGGTGGCGGTGTCGAGGACCGTCAGTCCGCCCTCGTGGGAGATGACCACGCGCGGGGTGATCGCGGAGACCTCCTGCAGCTCGGCTGCTGCCGCTCCCGGGGCCGCTTCCGCGGTGCTGCTCGTGGCCGGGGTGGCGGTGGCCTGGTCGGCGGCGGGGGTGGTCGGGCTGCCGCAGGCGGCGAGCAGGAGAGCGGTGAGGAGGGTGGGGACGGCCAGCGCGGCCGGGCGGAGTCGTTTCTGCATGGGCGGTACACTAATGCACATGAAAATCATGTGCAACAAGGGGGTCGGAGAGGTTCGCTCCCACCCCTGCCCACGGCCTAGACTGTGCAGTTGACATGACGAATCTGATTAATCTCGAGAACGTCTCCAAGACCTGGGGGCTCAAGACACTCCTCGACGGCGTGAGCCTCGGTGTGCAGACCGGCGACCGCATCGGCGTCGTGGGACTCAACGGCGGCGGCAAGACCACCCTCCTGGAGGTCCTCACCGGCATCGAGGAGCCCGACTCCGGCCGCGTCTCCCACAACTCCGACCTCCGCATGGCCGTGGTCACCCAGCGTGCGGAACTCGACCCGGACGACACCATCGCGGACGTCGTGGTCAAGCCCCTCGGTCTGCAGACCTACGAGTGGGCCTCCGACGCCCGCGTCCGGGAGGTCCTCGGGGGTCTCGGCGTCGCGGAGCTCGGCCTCGACACCCGGGTGGGCAGCCTCTCCGGTGGTGAACGCCGCCGCGTGAACCTCGCCGCCGCGCTCGTCCGCGACCTCGACCTCGTCGTCCTCGACGAGCCCACCAACCACCTCGACGTCGAGGGTGTGCAGTGGCTCGCGCAGCACCTCCTGGACCGCCGCATCGCCGTCGTCGTGGTCACCCACGACCGCTGGTTCCTCGACCAGGTCGCCACCCTGACCTGGGAGGTCCACGACGGCCGCGTCGACACCTACGAGGGCGGCTACAACGACTGGATCTTCGCGCGCGCCGAACGCGCCCGCCAGGCCGACGCCATCGAGCAGCGCCGCCAGAACCTGGCCCGTAAGGAACTCGCCTGGCTGCGCCGTGGCGCCCCCGCCCGCACCTCCAAGCCGCGTTACCGCGTCGAGGCCGCGGAGGCGCTGATCGCCGATGTCCCCGCCCCGCGCGACACCGTCGAGCTCATGGCCTTCTCCCGCCAGCGGCAGGGCAAGGTCGTCATCGAGCTCGAGGACGCCCGCATCGAGACCCCCGACGGCCGCATGCTCGTCGACCACCTCACCTGGCGTCTCGCGCCGGGCGAGCGCATCGGCCTCGTCGGCGTCAACGGCTCCGGTAAGACCACGCTCCTGCGGGCACTGGCCGGGGAGCACCCGCTGGCCGCCGGCCGCCGCATCGAGGGGCAGACCGTCCGCCTCGGCTGGCTGCGTCAGGAACTCGACGACCTCGACCCGG of the Corynebacterium humireducens NBRC 106098 = DSM 45392 genome contains:
- a CDS encoding HNH endonuclease; translation: MLATIIDRTDTELTAELTSAHRQLTHFKARFILSVAEFDARDLARTHAAPGTAAWLQRTFHLSRSTAFEYLGVGRKLRVFPLLAQAFLDAEFSYSVVRLLLRYLTEDNQEELLTLARAHPLAELTALLAGRDQPGATPRANKISVVTDPETGRVRFWGELDPERGAEFKAALKISELANLIDLDTIDQEVLDDPVAVEKLIDDARETPDPDSAGDTEPRHNRSRFGTGLTVTVFTAFMGLVHMVRSHPISRVRAPGAEVNVLFTQDQRAYIPGHPGGMTGDLMRLVLNGAVRYHLLDRSGLTLKTTRSQRLATSAQVKALLVAWGYQCAGPGCSHTRFLEFHHIVPWRDGGATELSNLLPLCSGCHMLVSAGVMTIIIDTDPRFLRFRLPGGESFTSENRGLAVSDEAMGRWGDRYTSGAVPPGDEHLLQIWEHEDSFDDPESAAADSDPTT
- the rsmA gene encoding 16S rRNA (adenine(1518)-N(6)/adenine(1519)-N(6))-dimethyltransferase RsmA, with translation MTSSEQPADLLGPVEIRALAEKLDVTPTKKLGQNFLHDPNTVRMIIAAADLSPEDHVVEVGPGLGSLTLGLLDTVDRVTAVEIDPRLAAELPSTVGWRAPAQAGKLTIVQKDALRVEPADLGEPTALVANLPYNVSVPVLLHLLATFPSIRRVLVMVQAEVADRLAAEPGSKIYGVPSVKAAFYGAVRRAGSVGRHVFWPAPNIESGLVRIDLFAPGTEPWPITDESRARVWPLIDAAFAQRRKTLRAALSGHYGSGAAAEEALRAAGIDPQLRGEKLDVTDFVRLAGLTS
- a CDS encoding 4-(cytidine 5'-diphospho)-2-C-methyl-D-erythritol kinase, encoding MRTISARAHAKVNLHLGVGDLREDGYHDLTTVFQSLSLSDTVTLEIGPDRDLVVEGSIVSGLSATGLDAASVPTDDSNLAWRAVDKLVEYYRTHHGLAESRSVHIQIHKGIPTAGGMAGGSADAAAALVAAHAFLSETHPAVPMSVLVDIAAELGSDVPFTLRGGTMLGRGRGELLTPLLSRGTYHWVLVFFREGLSTPRVFAELDTLREQGTSLGWSMETDDLAKALLSGEARQVAAHLHNDLEAPVRQLRRDVDRMREAGLEAGALRAVVSGSGPTVAFLCESELHARDVLDDLLADGAYSGTVAHGPAKGAHLLT
- a CDS encoding aldehyde dehydrogenase family protein, coding for MTVTPFEPGIFAGQSVNTQFIGGEWRDGRSERVAEITNPYDDSAVTSIRLADATDLDEAYRAAAEAQREWAAVGPAGRRKVMLAAAEILRSRRMEIVEWLVREGGSTTTKAHIEVTLAVTMAQEAASFPTRLSGQLFDTNTPNREVRVERGPVGVVGVISPWNFPLHLTQRSVAPALAVGNAVVIKPASDTPVTGGLLLARVYEEAGLPAGVLSVVVGAGSEIGDEFVAHPVPGLISFTGSTPVGQNVGRVAVGGTHLKPVALELGGNAPLVVLDDADLPAAVHAAVVGSFLHSGQICMAVNRIIVTEGVREAFVGKLVAAAGRIRTGDPALKDTLVGPIINDSQVEALHAKIARAREEGATVALAGETEGRVIPPHIFTDVTPDMEIAREEIFGPLIGILTARDEEHALELANDSTYGLSASVFTQDLDRGLRFARRMESGMAFVNEGPIQDEAHVAFGGTRNSGLGRFNGPWAMEAFTRTQTLGVVRIGD